In Nitrospirota bacterium, a single genomic region encodes these proteins:
- a CDS encoding DUF4388 domain-containing protein, which produces MALEGSLKDFGLADILQLIYFQRKTGVLALDGKTDKVKLLFVDGNIVGADSKRRNEDNRLGKILVKRGVIKDEDLKAVLEEQRRTGIKLGTALIQRELADREKIKEILNSQITETVVQLFGWQQGTYEFAAQGVPQDKELPFSLDTQHLLMEGLRILDELSIIKDRITLDTLLMRKENDVSGLTEEENEIFACVDGQNDVSTIIDLTGLDSYTVSKTLLSLMEKGLVDAQEAAPVIPSEGSAETRKTGTALKYIPYLAVAASLILSFVVVFMQKDETLKVFDASKKIRELRFSIEAAKLKNVIYPPDLSAITNESDPWGRPYIYTVSEDGFFIKSSGPDRTPGTGDDVY; this is translated from the coding sequence ATGGCTTTAGAAGGCTCATTAAAAGATTTTGGACTTGCTGATATCCTTCAGCTCATCTACTTCCAGAGGAAGACCGGAGTCCTTGCGCTTGATGGCAAGACAGACAAGGTAAAACTCCTGTTCGTGGATGGGAACATTGTCGGGGCCGATTCCAAGAGAAGAAATGAGGATAACCGCCTCGGCAAAATCCTGGTAAAAAGAGGGGTTATTAAGGACGAAGATCTCAAGGCCGTGCTTGAGGAACAGCGCAGGACCGGCATCAAACTTGGCACAGCGCTCATTCAGAGAGAACTGGCTGACAGGGAAAAGATAAAGGAGATCCTGAACAGCCAGATTACCGAGACCGTTGTCCAGCTCTTCGGCTGGCAACAGGGGACCTATGAGTTTGCAGCGCAGGGCGTGCCGCAGGATAAGGAGCTTCCCTTTTCCCTTGATACGCAACACCTTCTTATGGAAGGTCTCAGGATCCTTGATGAGCTCTCCATTATCAAGGACAGGATCACCCTTGACACACTTCTTATGCGAAAGGAAAATGATGTCTCGGGCCTGACCGAAGAGGAAAATGAGATTTTCGCCTGCGTAGACGGACAGAATGATGTCAGTACTATTATCGACCTTACCGGCCTGGACAGCTACACAGTCTCCAAAACCCTCCTTTCGCTCATGGAAAAAGGATTGGTCGATGCACAGGAGGCTGCGCCTGTCATCCCGTCTGAGGGCAGCGCTGAGACAAGGAAAACAGGAACTGCACTGAAGTACATCCCCTATCTTGCGGTGGCCGCATCTCTCATCCTCTCCTTTGTTGTTGTTTTTATGCAGAAGGATGAGACACTGAAGGTCTTTGATGCGTCAAAAAAGATTAGGGAACTCAGGTTCAGCATAGAAGCAGCAAAATTAAAAAACGTGATCTATCCGCCTGACCTTTCTGCGATAACCAATGAATCAGATCCCTGGGGTCGTCCCTATATCTATACGGTGTCAGAAGACGGATTCTTTATAAAGAGCTCAGGACCGGATCGGACTCCTGGGACAGGCGATGATGTATACTGA